ACAGGCATAAAAAAACATGACTGGAATCATCCGGCCATGTTTTTTCATTTCCTGGAGAGGATTTTTAATGTTGCTCTTCACCCAGGTTATATACTTTCCCGTGCCGCCAGGAATCTACGGCCTGCCGCCAGTGTGTGGTCAGGTTTTCTCCACGTTGCAGCACGTAAAAATTATTGCTGAACGGATTTTCCATTTTCTTAAAAGAAAAAGTAATGACCTGAGGATTTGATTTGTCGTAATAAGACCAGATTTCTTCATCAGGCTTTTTTACCAGGTTGTTGGGCAAGCCATAAATAATATAAATCATTCCTCGGTCTGTTTTCCAACCTTCACGGTCGGCTGTGAAATAATAGTTGGAGAAAAAGACCCGGTTATAAAATACCCTGATCAGTTCCCTGGATACATCGATGTTCTTTGAAGTCTTTATCCAAAAATTGTCTACGGCAGTTTTGGGATTGGAAATTGATTTGATCGCCTCAAACTCTGATGAATTGGTCAAATATTGAAGGGGGCCTATCATCTGATTGGCCCGTAATACCCTGGGGTAGGCACTTCCAAAGTTAAAAAGTGTAAGCCCTTTATTTTGAGCTGTATCCATTTGAAAGAAATACATCCCCTTATAGGGAAGTTTAAAGGCTATGGAATCAGAAAAAGGATATTTCCAGATGCTGTCCGGCTTGTCAAAACGGGTACCGACAGGGGTGGGGAAAAAGGCCGGCGGGGGTACGGGCTGTTCACTTTTGTAATATTTAATAAAAATGGCATTCTTGGAATTGCCTTGTCGGTAATGTATTGAAAAGACTTCGTTGCTGTCGGTATAGGAACTGAAAATAGGGAAATTGTCGTATCTTGAAATTACCTCAAAATTCTGGCTGTTAAATTCATTAGTTTTATCAACAATTAAAAAAGTGCGCTGCATGGTCTTTCTCAGAAGATCATTTGTTGTAACCGTCAGCAGATATTTCCTTCCTTCTTTGGCTTTAATGGGAATGAAGGCGAAAAAACGTTTCTGGAGTTTGCTGATGTCTATATTAAAATTATGGGAAGCACTGTCACAAATCTGCTTATTGTTCAGGTTTGTGGAAATATCAACCATTTGATAGGATATCTGCAGGGAGGCCTGTGTTTTGCGCTGCGGATTGGCCTGGTTAAAAAGCAGTTCGGTGGGGAAAACCTTGGACAACAGCAGGGAAGTACTATCAAAACTATGATATACCATGAATTCGGGATGTAACGGAGTACTTCCCGGATTGTAAATATTGGTCAGATTAAAGTTATCTTTTTTAGCGCCCCTTTTTTTTGTGCTTGCACAGGAAATGATCATCATTAGGGTCAGCAAAAAAATAAAGGTCAGTTTTACAACTGCTAATAATTTTTTCATAATCCTTTCCATGAATTATGGAAGCAAGTTACAAAAAATAAATAGTTACAATGAAATAATATGATCTAAAATGTATTGCTTTTGTAATTATTTGGTAATCAAATACTTACATTATTTGCATTTTGAAAATTTTGCAGGTCTTCATTTAATTTTTCCCATTGATCCATTTCTTTTTGGAGATTTTTTTTCAAAAGAGCGTAACGGTCAAAAAGTTCATTATCGTTTATTTTTTCAGGATTGGCCATTTGCCCGTCAATTTCAGCAATTTCTTTTTCGTACTGCTCAATTTCCTTTTCACTTTTGCTGATTTGACTGGTGATTTTCCTTAGTTCACGATCATACTCTTTTTTCTCTTCATAAGTCATTTTGTTTTGACTGATTTTTGAAGGAGAAGGGGGAATGACCGTTTCTACCTCCTTTCTTTCGAGTTCGTGAAGGTTGTCCAGTTTTTTCTTTTGAAGGAAATCGTAAATCCCGCCGATAAATTGTTTTATTTTTTTGCTTTTAAATTCATAGACCTTGCTGACCAACCCGTCGAGGAACTGCCTGTCGTGCGATACCAGGATGATGGTTCCGTTGTATTGGAGCAGGGCCTGTTTTAAGGTGTCCTTGGATCTCATGTCCATGTGGTTGGTAGGTTCATCGAGCAAAAGCAGGTTGTAAGGCTGGAGCAGCAGTTTAGCCATAGCCAGCCGGGAACGTTCGCCTCCGGAGAGAACCTTCACCTTTTTATCTATATCTTCCCCTCTGAACAGAAAAGAACCCAAAATATCGCGGACTTTAGTACGGATATCCCCTACGGCTATTTCATCAAGGGTTTCAAAGACTGTAGCTTCGCCATCCATTATTTCATCCTGGTTTTGGGCAAAGTAACCAATGTTTACATTATGGCCTACTTTTAGCAGTCCTTCATGCTCGGTTTCGCCCATGATAATTTTGGACAGGGTTGATTTACCTTCGCCGTTTCTGCCGACGAAGGCAATATGTTCGCCCCTTTCCACCACCAGGTCAACCTTATCGAGTATCAGTTTGGGGCCATATCTTTTACTTAGTTCCTTCACTTCAACCACCACGGTACCTGAGCGCGGGGCAGGAGGGAACTTGACGTGAATGGCCGAAAGGTCTTCTTCATCGACTTCAAGCCGTTCAATTTTTTCCAATTGTTTAATCCTTGACTGGACCTGGACAGCTTTTGTAGGTTTATAGCGAAAACGCTCAATAAAGGCTTCGGTATCTGCAATCATCTTTTGCTGATTGCGATAAGCGGCAAGCTGCTGGGCCCTGCGTTCCTCACGCAGGATTACAAATTTTGAATAGGCAGCATCGTAGTCGTAAATCCTTCCCAGCGATATTTCAATGGTCCGGTTGGTTACATTGTCCAAAAAAGCCCGGTCGTGGGAGATTACCAATACGGCTCCGTTATAATCCTTCAGAAAGTCTTCCAGCCATTGGATGGATTCAATATCCAAATGGTTGGTGGGTTCATCGAGCAGAAAGACCCCGGGTTTGCGAAGCAGGATTTTTGCCAGTTCTATGCGCATTCTCCAGCCACCGCTGAAAGTGGTGGTGGGGCGGTCCAGTTCGTCGGGCATAAATCCCAGTCCCAGCAAGGTTTT
This genomic window from Bacteroidota bacterium contains:
- a CDS encoding GWxTD domain-containing protein, whose amino-acid sequence is MKKLLAVVKLTFIFLLTLMMIISCASTKKRGAKKDNFNLTNIYNPGSTPLHPEFMVYHSFDSTSLLLSKVFPTELLFNQANPQRKTQASLQISYQMVDISTNLNNKQICDSASHNFNIDISKLQKRFFAFIPIKAKEGRKYLLTVTTNDLLRKTMQRTFLIVDKTNEFNSQNFEVISRYDNFPIFSSYTDSNEVFSIHYRQGNSKNAIFIKYYKSEQPVPPPAFFPTPVGTRFDKPDSIWKYPFSDSIAFKLPYKGMYFFQMDTAQNKGLTLFNFGSAYPRVLRANQMIGPLQYLTNSSEFEAIKSISNPKTAVDNFWIKTSKNIDVSRELIRVFYNRVFFSNYYFTADREGWKTDRGMIYIIYGLPNNLVKKPDEEIWSYYDKSNPQVITFSFKKMENPFSNNFYVLQRGENLTTHWRQAVDSWRHGKVYNLGEEQH
- a CDS encoding ABC-F family ATP-binding cassette domain-containing protein, whose product is MISVNQLTVHFGSVELFNDITFIINPHDRIGLVGKNGAGKSTMLKIIAGLQQPEGGEVVISEDTSIGYLPQQMVLRDGKTVRQEACSAFEETLKLEKEIQKINKQLTERTDYESDGYMKLIEKLSHYNDRFEMLGGGAMTGEVEKTLLGLGFMPDELDRPTTTFSGGWRMRIELAKILLRKPGVFLLDEPTNHLDIESIQWLEDFLKDYNGAVLVISHDRAFLDNVTNRTIEISLGRIYDYDAAYSKFVILREERRAQQLAAYRNQQKMIADTEAFIERFRYKPTKAVQVQSRIKQLEKIERLEVDEEDLSAIHVKFPPAPRSGTVVVEVKELSKRYGPKLILDKVDLVVERGEHIAFVGRNGEGKSTLSKIIMGETEHEGLLKVGHNVNIGYFAQNQDEIMDGEATVFETLDEIAVGDIRTKVRDILGSFLFRGEDIDKKVKVLSGGERSRLAMAKLLLQPYNLLLLDEPTNHMDMRSKDTLKQALLQYNGTIILVSHDRQFLDGLVSKVYEFKSKKIKQFIGGIYDFLQKKKLDNLHELERKEVETVIPPSPSKISQNKMTYEEKKEYDRELRKITSQISKSEKEIEQYEKEIAEIDGQMANPEKINDNELFDRYALLKKNLQKEMDQWEKLNEDLQNFQNANNVSI